One Pectobacterium polaris DNA window includes the following coding sequences:
- the cysN gene encoding sulfate adenylyltransferase subunit CysN: MNNAIAQQIAEQGGVEAYLHAQQDKTLLRFLTCGSVDDGKSTLIGRLLHDTRQIYEDQLSTLHNDSKRLGTQGEKLDLALLVDGLQAEREQGITIDVAYRYFSTEKRKFIIADTPGHEQYTRNMATGASTCELAILLIDARKGVLDQTRRHSFIATLLGIRDLVVAVNKMDLVDYQQTVFEQFKQDYLDFAQQLPADLNITFVPISALDGDNVATPSTTMGWYTGPTLLDVLETVNVAQRTLEQPMRFPVQYVNRPNLDFRGYAGTLASGIIRVGQRVKVLPSGVESTVSRIVTFDGDLPQAQAGEAITLVLADEVDISRGDLLVDSSESLKAVQHALVDVVWMAEQPLVPGQSYDIKIGGKKTRARVENIQYQVEINTLTQRVAENLPLNGIGSVELVFDEPLVLDNYQHNAVTGGMIFIDRLSNVTVGAGLVREPIEQVYQEPGAHSAFELELNALVRRHFPHWGARDLLGGK, from the coding sequence ATCAATAATGCGATTGCACAGCAGATCGCCGAGCAGGGCGGTGTGGAAGCGTATTTACACGCGCAGCAGGATAAAACGCTGCTGCGTTTCCTGACCTGCGGTAGCGTCGACGATGGAAAAAGTACGCTGATTGGCCGTTTACTGCACGATACGCGCCAGATTTATGAAGATCAGCTCAGTACGTTGCACAATGACAGCAAGCGTCTGGGCACGCAGGGCGAAAAACTGGATCTGGCACTGCTGGTCGATGGGCTTCAGGCCGAGCGTGAACAGGGCATCACGATTGACGTGGCCTACCGCTATTTTTCCACGGAAAAACGCAAATTCATCATCGCTGATACGCCGGGACACGAGCAGTACACCCGTAACATGGCGACCGGCGCATCAACCTGTGAGCTGGCGATCCTGCTGATTGACGCTCGCAAAGGCGTCTTGGATCAAACTCGTCGTCACAGCTTTATTGCGACCCTGCTGGGGATTCGCGATCTAGTGGTGGCGGTGAACAAAATGGACTTAGTGGATTATCAGCAAACGGTGTTTGAGCAGTTTAAGCAGGATTATCTGGATTTTGCTCAGCAACTGCCTGCCGACCTGAATATCACCTTTGTGCCGATTTCCGCGCTGGATGGCGACAATGTCGCAACGCCAAGTACGACGATGGGTTGGTATACCGGACCGACGCTGCTGGACGTGCTGGAAACGGTCAATGTGGCACAGCGTACGCTGGAACAGCCGATGCGCTTCCCGGTGCAATATGTGAACCGCCCGAATCTGGATTTCCGTGGCTACGCGGGAACGCTGGCATCCGGCATCATCCGCGTTGGGCAACGGGTTAAAGTGCTGCCGTCCGGCGTAGAATCCACCGTCAGCCGTATTGTGACCTTTGACGGCGATTTACCGCAGGCGCAGGCGGGTGAAGCTATTACGCTAGTGCTGGCGGATGAGGTAGATATCAGCCGCGGTGACCTGCTGGTCGACAGTAGCGAATCGCTAAAAGCGGTGCAGCATGCGCTGGTGGATGTTGTCTGGATGGCGGAGCAGCCGCTGGTACCGGGACAAAGCTACGACATCAAGATTGGCGGTAAGAAAACGCGCGCTCGGGTCGAGAATATTCAGTATCAGGTTGAGATCAATACGCTGACGCAACGCGTAGCGGAGAACCTGCCGCTGAATGGTATCGGTTCGGTTGAGCTGGTTTTTGATGAGCCGCTGGTGTTGGACAACTATCAGCACAATGCGGTGACGGGCGGGATGATCTTTATCGACCGTCTGAGCAACGTCACGGTCGGTGCTGGGCTGGTGCGGGAACCTATCGAACAGGTGTATCAGGAACCGGGTGCACACAGCGCGTTTGAGCTGGAACTGAATGCGCTGGTACGTCGCCACTTCCCACATTGGGGTGCGCGCGATCTGCTGGGAGGCAAATAA
- a CDS encoding glycerophosphodiester phosphodiesterase has translation MNPLRMTPATIRLGGHRGHSAGAPENTLAAFNKAFEHAGFGVTCETDLRITRDGELVLIHDETVNRTTNGRGLVQGMTYSELAKLDAGQWFSQEFAGERIPLLRDALLFARQLGIIYQLEFKVYDCNEILFPKLRKLIDELDCADLLQFASFDYVQLRAVKAAIPDVPTVGLMHSRLIDPAALARQANLDAMSIEIDRFARGEARQLHDEGFAAFLYLPGSYHQDLQDHAVDIEVQIVQWIREGQLDQLLGDDVAQVVRIKNQACS, from the coding sequence ATGAATCCACTACGAATGACGCCTGCGACAATACGCCTTGGAGGTCATCGAGGCCACAGTGCTGGCGCACCAGAAAACACCCTTGCTGCGTTTAACAAGGCGTTTGAACATGCGGGTTTCGGCGTTACCTGCGAAACCGATCTAAGAATCACGCGTGATGGTGAATTAGTCCTGATTCACGACGAGACGGTTAACCGCACCACCAACGGGCGAGGCCTCGTGCAAGGCATGACCTATTCTGAGCTTGCCAAACTTGATGCTGGGCAGTGGTTCAGTCAGGAATTCGCAGGGGAACGCATCCCGCTGCTCAGGGATGCCCTACTGTTTGCCCGCCAGCTCGGCATCATCTATCAGCTTGAATTCAAAGTGTATGATTGCAATGAGATACTCTTCCCGAAGCTGAGGAAGCTCATCGATGAACTGGATTGTGCCGATCTGCTGCAATTCGCTTCGTTTGACTATGTTCAACTGAGAGCGGTAAAAGCGGCGATACCTGACGTGCCAACCGTTGGCCTGATGCACTCGCGTTTGATTGACCCAGCGGCGCTTGCCCGTCAGGCCAATCTTGATGCGATGAGCATTGAGATCGACCGCTTTGCCCGTGGAGAAGCGCGCCAGCTGCATGATGAGGGATTTGCGGCCTTCCTCTATTTGCCCGGCTCATACCATCAAGATCTTCAGGACCACGCGGTGGATATCGAAGTCCAGATCGTGCAGTGGATTCGTGAAGGCCAGTTGGATCAACTGCTCGGTGACGATGTTGCACAAGTGGTCAGGATCAAGAATCAAGCCTGTAGCTGA
- a CDS encoding ABC transporter ATP-binding protein — protein sequence MTESILSVQNLSIAFLAGKARTISVKSISFEVGEGEILGIVGESGSGKSLSCLAVAGLLPATALVSGSVTIGSQTFAASELHNALVAKKLPPIGMIFQEPISCLNPVRTVGEQIAEAARSAGHSVAESREIALQMLKDVAIDQPEKRYHDYPSQFSGGMCQRVMIAMALALEPQLVIADEPTTALDVTVQQQVVSLLVSLVRRRGIAMIFISHDLDLVAEVCDRIAIIYGGEIVEIDTTENIYERSSHPYAQLLLDAMPGSGEPLSRLVEIPQHWQRDTATSLLSVGSVS from the coding sequence ATGACTGAATCCATTCTTTCCGTTCAAAATCTGAGTATTGCCTTTCTCGCGGGGAAGGCCAGAACCATATCGGTGAAGTCGATATCCTTTGAGGTCGGTGAAGGTGAAATTCTGGGGATTGTGGGTGAGAGCGGATCTGGAAAATCGCTTTCATGCCTCGCGGTAGCTGGTCTTTTGCCCGCGACTGCGCTTGTTTCTGGTTCGGTTACGATTGGCAGCCAAACGTTCGCCGCTTCCGAACTGCATAATGCGCTAGTGGCGAAAAAGCTCCCGCCGATCGGCATGATCTTTCAGGAACCGATATCCTGCCTTAATCCGGTACGTACCGTTGGCGAACAAATCGCTGAGGCTGCGCGAAGTGCCGGGCATTCAGTGGCGGAATCCCGCGAGATTGCGCTACAGATGCTGAAAGACGTCGCTATCGACCAGCCAGAGAAGCGCTACCATGACTATCCTTCGCAATTTTCTGGCGGTATGTGCCAGCGTGTGATGATCGCGATGGCACTTGCTCTGGAGCCGCAGCTCGTCATCGCAGACGAACCGACGACGGCGCTGGATGTGACCGTCCAGCAGCAGGTCGTGTCGCTGCTTGTCTCGCTGGTGCGTCGCCGCGGCATTGCCATGATCTTCATCAGCCACGATCTCGACCTGGTCGCGGAGGTCTGCGATCGGATTGCCATTATTTACGGCGGCGAGATCGTGGAGATCGATACGACTGAAAATATCTACGAGCGATCGAGCCATCCCTACGCTCAACTGCTGCTGGACGCGATGCCGGGAAGCGGTGAGCCTTTAAGCCGATTGGTGGAGATCCCCCAACATTGGCAGCGTGATACGGCGACCTCATTACTCTCTGTGGGGAGCGTGTCATGA
- a CDS encoding ABC transporter ATP-binding protein, translating to MSVNAMDRMPILDARDLDFTYHAGFSLLTNRRAGKQAVRGVSLSLEQGETLGLVGESGSGKSTLAALLCGDRQPDSGTLSLFGEPFSHYLKPNRRRLARVLQVVAQDTLGAFDPRHTIGRQIAEVLLIHAIGYKNEWRDRAKEALSAVALPITMLDRYPHQMSGGQRQRAAIARALVAEPKVLLCDEPVSALDVSVQAQVLNLLLDLQEKRGLSILLISHDVRVVRHVSHRVAVMQDGGVVESGPTSSVFAEPSHPYTVKLLAAVPKGRRRPIAADAAHRRPILAERAAC from the coding sequence ATGAGTGTGAACGCGATGGACAGAATGCCCATTCTCGACGCCCGCGATCTGGATTTCACCTATCACGCTGGATTTTCGCTGCTGACAAACCGTCGGGCTGGCAAGCAGGCGGTACGCGGCGTGTCTTTATCGCTTGAGCAAGGTGAAACGCTCGGTCTGGTTGGTGAATCCGGGTCTGGGAAATCGACCCTTGCCGCGCTACTTTGCGGTGATCGCCAGCCTGATAGCGGAACATTGTCACTCTTTGGCGAGCCATTTTCCCACTATCTCAAACCGAACCGTCGGCGTTTGGCGCGTGTGCTTCAGGTCGTGGCGCAGGATACGCTCGGTGCCTTTGATCCACGCCACACCATTGGTCGGCAGATTGCGGAAGTGCTCTTGATCCACGCTATCGGGTACAAGAATGAGTGGCGCGATAGGGCTAAGGAAGCACTTAGCGCTGTCGCTCTCCCCATCACCATGCTGGATCGCTATCCGCATCAGATGTCAGGCGGGCAGCGGCAACGCGCCGCTATCGCTCGGGCGCTGGTCGCTGAGCCAAAGGTTCTGCTGTGCGATGAACCTGTCTCGGCGCTGGATGTGTCGGTTCAGGCACAGGTGCTCAATCTCTTGCTCGATCTTCAAGAGAAGCGCGGTCTTTCGATCCTGTTGATCAGTCACGATGTGCGTGTTGTACGCCACGTGTCGCATCGGGTCGCCGTGATGCAGGACGGCGGCGTGGTGGAGAGCGGACCAACGTCAAGTGTGTTTGCCGAGCCTTCCCATCCTTACACCGTAAAACTGCTGGCTGCCGTGCCGAAAGGAAGGCGTCGGCCGATTGCTGCGGATGCTGCGCACCGCCGCCCCATTTTGGCGGAGAGAGCGGCATGCTGA
- a CDS encoding ABC transporter permease: MLNTLFGSALRAVVTVFLAVTFTFVMLRISGDPMTSLLGVETPPQVIDILRQQWGLDRPVSEQYFTYLGRIVTGDFGTSLRSGQDALAMIMEKIPATLRLMAASLVLALAVGIPLGVVAAHYRGGVIDRAVIGLAVLTHSIPTFLTGILLIQLFAVQLRILPSGGGATLAHMVMPALAIGLYNAGVIARFVRSSVLEVIGQRYILAARAKRVSEWGLIVRHVMPNAALPLLTLFGFLLGGMIGGSAVIEAVFAWPGVGLLLINSVAARDVAVVQAIVILITVAMVSANLFVDFLHVMIDPRLRHSQRSRGRVS; encoded by the coding sequence ATGCTGAACACCCTGTTTGGCTCAGCGCTGCGTGCAGTAGTGACGGTGTTCCTTGCTGTCACCTTTACTTTCGTCATGCTGCGCATCAGCGGTGACCCGATGACGTCGCTCCTGGGTGTCGAAACGCCGCCGCAGGTTATTGACATACTCCGCCAGCAGTGGGGGTTGGATCGCCCTGTGAGCGAACAGTATTTCACCTATCTCGGGCGCATAGTGACGGGGGATTTTGGTACATCGCTGCGAAGCGGTCAGGATGCGCTTGCCATGATCATGGAAAAGATCCCCGCAACGCTGCGGCTGATGGCGGCTTCGCTTGTACTGGCGCTTGCGGTGGGGATTCCGCTGGGTGTCGTCGCGGCGCACTATCGCGGTGGGGTGATTGACCGCGCAGTAATCGGCCTCGCCGTGCTGACGCATTCAATTCCCACTTTCCTGACCGGCATTCTCCTGATCCAGCTTTTCGCCGTACAGTTGCGGATCCTGCCATCGGGGGGAGGCGCGACGCTTGCCCACATGGTAATGCCTGCCTTGGCTATCGGGCTTTACAATGCCGGTGTTATCGCGAGATTCGTTCGCTCAAGCGTGCTTGAAGTCATCGGGCAGCGTTATATCCTTGCCGCTCGGGCGAAGCGTGTCTCCGAGTGGGGGCTGATCGTCAGGCACGTGATGCCGAACGCGGCACTGCCTTTGCTGACACTGTTCGGGTTCTTGCTCGGCGGAATGATTGGCGGCTCCGCCGTGATTGAAGCGGTATTCGCCTGGCCCGGCGTGGGCCTGCTGCTCATCAATTCTGTTGCTGCCCGCGATGTGGCGGTGGTTCAGGCGATTGTCATTCTCATCACGGTAGCGATGGTCAGTGCCAACCTGTTCGTTGATTTCCTGCATGTGATGATCGATCCCCGCCTGCGCCACTCACAGCGGTCTCGGGGGCGTGTGTCATGA
- a CDS encoding ABC transporter permease, with translation MTDTPSASKMPSGLFARFPHANPLLLVCIGIIVMAVVLAVFADTLSPYGFAQIDLRARNMPPFHLGTGSRHWLGTDEMGRDILSRVFYALRMSLFISLGASIISLIIGTSLGLIASFRRGLADAIIRVAIDFQASMPFIIITLTVLAFLGNSLTLFICLLGLFGWERFARLTRTMASLELEKPYIAALFRNGAGGFRIAIVHVFPNIFAVVLVTFTVVMPEILILESSLSFLGLGVQPPQVSLGSLVGAGRDYIMTAWWISIVPGMVIFILSLTISLIGDRLRDLSDPTLK, from the coding sequence ATGACAGATACGCCCTCTGCGTCAAAGATGCCTTCTGGCTTATTTGCCCGGTTTCCCCACGCTAATCCGCTGTTGCTCGTGTGTATTGGGATCATTGTGATGGCCGTTGTGCTCGCTGTCTTTGCTGACACGCTTTCGCCCTATGGCTTTGCGCAGATAGATCTGAGAGCGCGAAATATGCCGCCGTTCCACCTTGGAACCGGCTCTCGGCACTGGCTTGGCACCGACGAGATGGGACGCGACATCTTAAGCCGCGTCTTCTATGCGCTGCGTATGAGTCTCTTTATCTCCCTTGGCGCATCGATCATCAGCCTGATCATCGGGACGTCGCTTGGCCTGATCGCAAGCTTCCGTCGCGGTTTAGCGGATGCCATCATTCGGGTGGCGATTGATTTTCAGGCATCGATGCCGTTTATCATCATTACGCTCACGGTGCTGGCTTTTCTCGGAAACAGCCTCACGCTTTTCATCTGCCTGCTGGGGCTGTTTGGCTGGGAGCGTTTTGCTCGCCTGACGCGCACGATGGCCAGTCTTGAACTGGAGAAGCCGTATATCGCCGCCTTGTTTCGCAATGGTGCGGGTGGCTTTCGTATCGCGATCGTCCACGTTTTTCCCAATATCTTTGCCGTCGTGCTGGTCACCTTCACGGTGGTGATGCCTGAAATCCTCATTTTGGAGTCGTCGCTGAGCTTCCTTGGCCTCGGAGTGCAACCGCCACAGGTCAGTCTGGGATCGTTGGTGGGGGCGGGGCGCGACTACATCATGACCGCATGGTGGATATCCATCGTGCCGGGCATGGTCATCTTCATACTGTCGCTCACTATCAGCCTCATTGGCGATCGGTTACGTGATCTTTCCGATCCGACACTGAAATGA
- the cysD gene encoding sulfate adenylyltransferase subunit CysD codes for MDEKRLTHLRQLEAESIHIIREVAAEFSNPVMMYSIGKDSSVMLHLARKAFYPGSLPFPLLHVDTGWKFREMYEFRDKTAKAYGCELLVHRNPQGEALGINPFVHGSAKHTDIMKTEGLKQALDKYGFDAAFGGARRDEEKSRAKERIYSFRDRFHRWDPKNQRPELWHNYNGQINKGESIRVFPLSNWTELDIWQYIYLENIDIVPLYLAAPRPVVERDGMLLMVDDDRIDLQPGEVIEQRMVRFRTLGCWPLTGAVASHAQTLPEIIEEMLVSTTSERQGRVIDRDQAGSMELKKRQGYF; via the coding sequence ATGGACGAGAAACGACTCACGCATTTACGGCAGCTTGAAGCCGAAAGCATTCACATCATCCGCGAAGTGGCGGCCGAGTTCAGTAACCCGGTGATGATGTATTCCATCGGCAAAGACTCTTCGGTGATGCTGCATCTGGCGCGCAAGGCGTTCTATCCGGGATCGCTGCCTTTCCCGCTGCTGCACGTTGATACTGGCTGGAAATTTCGTGAAATGTACGAATTCCGCGACAAGACGGCAAAGGCCTACGGCTGTGAACTGCTGGTGCACCGCAACCCGCAGGGTGAAGCGCTGGGGATTAACCCCTTTGTGCACGGCAGCGCCAAACACACCGACATCATGAAAACGGAAGGGCTGAAGCAGGCGCTGGATAAATACGGTTTTGATGCCGCGTTTGGCGGGGCGCGCCGCGATGAAGAGAAATCGCGTGCCAAAGAGCGTATTTACTCCTTCCGCGACCGTTTCCACCGCTGGGATCCGAAGAACCAGCGTCCGGAGCTGTGGCATAACTACAACGGCCAGATTAACAAAGGTGAGAGCATCCGTGTTTTCCCGCTCTCCAACTGGACCGAACTGGATATCTGGCAATACATCTATCTGGAAAATATCGATATTGTTCCGCTGTATCTGGCCGCGCCGCGTCCAGTGGTGGAGCGCGACGGTATGCTGCTGATGGTGGATGACGATCGTATCGATCTGCAACCTGGTGAAGTGATCGAACAACGCATGGTGCGCTTCCGCACGCTGGGCTGCTGGCCGCTGACGGGCGCGGTGGCATCGCATGCGCAGACGCTGCCGGAAATCATCGAAGAGATGCTGGTTTCCACCACCAGTGAGCGTCAGGGAAGGGTAATTGACCGCGATCAGGCCGGTTCAATGGAGCTGAAAAAGCGTCAAGGGTATTTCTGA
- the cysG gene encoding siroheme synthase CysG has product MNYLPLFADLRQRPVLVVGGGEVATRKIDLLQRAGAEVKIVAQALAEPLAAQHQAGQVEWLAHSFTPELLSGVFLVIAATDDAELNAAVFEAANQRHLLVNVVDDQPKCSFIFPSIVDRSPLVVAISSGGQAPVLARLLREKLESLLPASLGTMADIAGSWRDRIKTRLHSMPARRRFWERLFVGRFASLVSAGQLAQAEDELQQQLALQQEEQQQPAAARGEVALVGAGPGDAGLLTLRGLQVMQQADVVLYDHLVSADVLDLVRRDAERICVGKRASAHSLPQDEINQLLVKLAQEGKRVVRLKGGDPFIFGRGGEELQAVAQAGITFQVVPGVTAAAGVTAYAGIPLTHRDYAQSVLFITGHCRPDGDELDWSTLARGRQTLAIYMGTMKAAEISQQLIAHGRSSQTPVAVISRGTRHDQQVQIGTLQQLEHLARQAPTPALLVIGEVVDLHHQIAWFGQTTPTVPQDSRPAVVNLA; this is encoded by the coding sequence GTGAACTATCTCCCTTTATTTGCCGATCTTCGTCAGCGCCCAGTACTGGTTGTTGGCGGCGGCGAGGTTGCTACGCGCAAAATCGATCTGCTGCAACGCGCGGGTGCGGAGGTAAAAATTGTCGCGCAGGCGCTGGCGGAACCGTTGGCGGCGCAGCATCAGGCCGGGCAGGTTGAGTGGCTGGCACACTCTTTTACACCGGAACTGTTATCCGGCGTGTTTCTGGTGATTGCCGCTACGGATGACGCCGAGCTGAATGCCGCGGTATTTGAGGCCGCGAATCAGCGTCATTTGCTGGTGAACGTGGTGGACGATCAGCCAAAGTGCTCGTTTATTTTCCCCTCGATTGTCGATCGCTCTCCGCTGGTGGTGGCTATTTCCTCGGGTGGACAAGCGCCGGTGCTGGCGCGTCTGCTGCGTGAAAAGCTGGAATCCTTACTGCCCGCCAGTTTGGGCACGATGGCGGACATCGCCGGAAGCTGGCGCGACAGAATTAAAACCCGACTGCATTCGATGCCGGCACGCCGTCGCTTTTGGGAACGGCTGTTTGTCGGACGCTTTGCGTCGCTGGTGTCCGCTGGGCAACTGGCGCAGGCCGAAGACGAACTGCAACAGCAGTTGGCGCTTCAGCAAGAGGAACAGCAGCAGCCAGCGGCCGCACGCGGTGAAGTCGCACTGGTTGGCGCAGGCCCCGGTGATGCCGGACTGCTGACGCTGCGCGGATTGCAGGTGATGCAGCAGGCGGACGTGGTGCTATATGACCATTTGGTCAGCGCCGACGTGTTGGATCTGGTGCGCCGCGATGCTGAACGCATCTGCGTGGGGAAACGCGCCAGCGCGCATTCGTTGCCACAGGATGAGATTAATCAGCTACTGGTCAAGCTGGCGCAGGAAGGAAAACGGGTAGTGCGCCTGAAAGGCGGCGATCCCTTCATTTTTGGCCGCGGCGGCGAAGAGCTGCAAGCGGTGGCGCAGGCCGGCATCACGTTTCAGGTGGTGCCCGGCGTGACGGCTGCGGCAGGCGTCACGGCGTATGCGGGGATTCCGTTGACGCACCGTGACTACGCGCAGAGCGTACTTTTTATTACCGGACATTGTCGCCCGGATGGCGACGAGTTGGACTGGTCAACACTGGCGCGTGGCCGTCAGACGCTGGCGATTTACATGGGAACGATGAAGGCCGCCGAGATTTCGCAGCAGCTGATCGCGCATGGTCGTTCATCGCAGACGCCCGTTGCCGTGATCAGTCGCGGCACCCGACACGATCAGCAGGTGCAAATTGGCACGCTGCAACAGTTAGAACATTTGGCACGGCAAGCGCCGACACCAGCACTACTGGTGATTGGCGAGGTGGTGGATCTGCACCATCAGATTGCCTGGTTTGGTCAGACAACGCCGACGGTGCCGCAAGACAGCCGCCCAGCGGTAGTAAACTTGGCTTAA